From Chiloscyllium punctatum isolate Juve2018m chromosome 36, sChiPun1.3, whole genome shotgun sequence, the proteins below share one genomic window:
- the LOC140460778 gene encoding uncharacterized protein has product MEKPEESHPMEKRWKCGDCGKGFHFPSALETHRRSHTGERPFPCPVCGKAFRHSSHLLAHQRDHTGERPFGCPDCGKAFMFFSALLAHRRIHTGERPFSCSECGKGFNYSSDLLRHQRVHSGERPFSCPECRKAFSNYSNLQTHQRVHTGERPFSCPECGKAFTQVSTLLRHQRIHTGERPFTCSQCGKGFTRSFHLQKHQRVHVPSQGN; this is encoded by the coding sequence atggagaaacctgaggaatcccaCCCCATGGAGAAAcggtggaagtgtggcgactgtgggaaaggttttcatttcccgtctgccctggagacccatcggcgcagtcacaccggggagaggccattcccctgccctgtctgtgggaaggccttcagacattcctcccacctgctggcccaccagcgggaccacacgggggagaggcccttcggCTGTCCCgattgtgggaaggccttcatgTTTTTCTCTGCCCTGTTGGCCCACCGGcgaatccacacgggggagaggccgttcagctgctctgagtgtgggaagggcttcaactattcctctgacctgctgaggcaccaacgGGTTCActcaggggagaggcccttcagctgccccgagtgcaggaaggccttcagcaattactccaacctccagacccaccagcgagtgcacacgggggagaggcccttcagctgccccgagtgtgggaaggcctttacccaggtctccaccctgctgagacaccagcggatccacaccggggagaggccattcacctgctctcagtgcgggaagggcttcacccgctCCTTCCATCTGCagaagcaccagcgagttcacgtgccatcgcaggggaattga